In Trichomycterus rosablanca isolate fTriRos1 chromosome 20, fTriRos1.hap1, whole genome shotgun sequence, one DNA window encodes the following:
- the rhoub gene encoding ras homolog family member Ub — translation MDYNHLMAPPVPPHKPKCSRPSGAQERLLKCVLLGDGAVGKTSLVVSYTTNGYPTKYVPTAFDNFSAVVQVDGQPLRLQLCDTAGQDEFDKLRHFCYTRTDVLLLCFSVVSPASFQNVGEKWVPEIRRRCPSTPVLLVGTQCDLRQDVKVLIDLARRREQPVPEQDACALADKIGAVTYVECSALTQKNLKEVFDAAIAAGLRQSDRRARRERKVRSTADKMKMLSKAWWKKYVCIQ, via the exons ATGGATTATAATCACTTGATGGCACCTCCGGTACCGCCGCATAAGCCGAAGTGCAGCCGGCCGTCGGGCGCTCAGGAGCGGCTACTGAAGTGTGTACTGCTCGGGGATGGAGCGGTGGGTAAAACCAGCCTGGTGGTCAGTTACACAACTAACGGCTACCCGACTAAATACGTCCCAACAGCTTTCGACAACTTTTCAG CGGTGGTACAGGTAGATGGACAGCCTTTACGACTGCAACTTTGCGACACTGCTGGACAG GATGAATTTGACAAACTGAGGCACTTCTGCTACACACGCACAGATGTTCTGCTGCTCTGCTTCAGCGTGGTCAGCCCAGCCTCTTTTCAAAACGTGGGGGAAAAATGGGTCCCCGAGATCCGGCGGCGGTGTCCGTCAACACCCGTTCTGTTGGTGGGCACACAGTGCGACCTGCGGCAGGACGTCAAAGTGCTGATCGACCTGGCACGCCGTCGAGAGCAGCCTGTCCCGGAGCAGGATGCCTGCGCTCTTGCTGACAAGATCGGTGCTGTGACGTATGTGGAGTGCTCCGCTCTCACTCAGAAGAACCTCAAGGAGGTGTTCGACGCTGCCATCGCCGCTGGTCTGCGCCAGTCTGACAGACGTGCCAGGAGGGAACGCAAGGTTCGCAGTACAGCTGATAAGATGAAAATGCTCTCCAAGGCCTGGTGGAAGAAATATGTGTGTATTCAATAA